From a region of the uncultured Desulfatiglans sp. genome:
- a CDS encoding exported hypothetical protein (Evidence 5 : Unknown function) produces the protein MGAMKKQCFGVFAAVFFLMMFFASAAWAAETVGQIDINEASVEELTDLEGVGPGYAQKIVEYRKENGPFDKPEDIMKVKGIGDKIWETNKDRIKTK, from the coding sequence ATGGGAGCGATGAAAAAGCAGTGTTTCGGTGTGTTTGCAGCCGTTTTTTTCCTGATGATGTTTTTTGCCTCAGCGGCTTGGGCTGCTGAGACCGTTGGGCAGATCGACATCAACGAGGCTAGCGTCGAGGAATTGACCGATCTTGAAGGGGTTGGACCGGGGTATGCCCAGAAGATCGTTGAGTATCGCAAAGAAAACGGGCCTTTCGACAAACCGGAGGATATCATGAAGGTGAAGGGCATCGGAGACAAGATATGGGAAACGAATAAGGACAGGATCAAAACAAAGTAA